In Scylla paramamosain isolate STU-SP2022 chromosome 19, ASM3559412v1, whole genome shotgun sequence, a single genomic region encodes these proteins:
- the LOC135109759 gene encoding heparan sulfate glucosamine 3-O-sulfotransferase 5-like isoform X2: MLVGSEESHIIWREDLGKPPARGPLMGGRGESSSPWSALRRVAPLMILASFIVCLVLYYVSPMGAAAVYASETTGLDSVTTEAYRKRLRIRGTQRRLPQALIIGVRKCGTRALLEMLNLHPHIQKNGMEMHFFDEDERYANGLEWYRKKMPYSFDNQVTIEKTPSYFISREAPARIRAMNATIKLLLIVREPATRVVSDYAQIMETKLRKGKQVAPFHKRILTADGEINDGFKAIQISQYAVHVLRWLREFPREQIHIINGDNLIRDPYAEINKVQQFLRLPPYITPDNFYFNETKGFYCMRNETFQKCLADAKGRPHPYVDPAVMSQLRKFFVPFNEQFYEMVGHNFGWPTS; this comes from the exons ATGCTTGTGGGCAGTGAGGAGAGTCACATCATATGGCGTGAAGACTTAGGGAAGCCACCCGCCCGAGGGCCGCTGATGGGGGGCCGTGGCGAGAGCTCTTCACCCTGGAGCGCACTGCGTCGGGTGGCCCCCCTCATGATTCTGGCATCCTTTATCGTCTGCCTTGTCCTCTACTACGTCTCTCCCATGGGAGCTGCAGCCGTGTATG CCTCTGAGACAACTGGGCTTGATTCCGTCACAACAGAAGCTTACCGCAAACGACTGCGCATCAGGGGCACTCAGAGGCGGCTGCCCCAGGCGCTCATCATTGGTGTGCGGAAGTGTGGCACTCGAGCTCTGTTGGAAATGCTGAATCTCCACCCTCATATACAGAAAAATGGGATGGAAATGCATTTCTTTGACGAGGATGAGCGTTATGCAAATGGCCTGGAGTGGTACAGGAAAAAGATGCCATACTCATTTGACAACCAG GTCACCATAGAGAAGACTCCCTCTTACTTCATCTCCCGGGAGGCTCCGGCTAGGATACGAGCCATGAATGCCACCATCAAGCTGCTGCTCATCGTAAGAGAGCCTGCCACCCGGGTGGTGTCCGACTATGCCCAGATTATGGAGACCAAGCTGAGGAAAGGCAAGCAGGTGGCACCATTCCACAAGAGAATCCTCACAGCAGATGGAGAAATTAATGACGG GTTTAAAGCAATACAAATCAGCCAGTATGCAGTCCATGTCCTGCGCTGGCTGCGGGAGTTTCCCCGTGAACAAATACACATCATAAACGGTGATAACTTAATAAGAGATCCTTACGCGGAGATTAATAAG GTGCAGCAGTTCTTAAGGCTTCCCCCATACATAACACCAGACAACTTCTACTTCAATGAGACCAAAGGCTTCTACTGTATGCGTAATGAAACATTCCAGAAATGTTTAGCAGATGCCAAGGGTCGGCCCCACCCCTATGTGGATCCCGCAGTCATGTCTCAGCTGCGTAAGTTTTTTGTTCCCTTCAATGAACAGTTTTATGAAATGGTTGGCCACAACTTTGGGTGGCCTACTTCCTAA
- the LOC135109759 gene encoding heparan sulfate glucosamine 3-O-sulfotransferase 5-like isoform X5, which produces MKRNRQAPSAASETTGLDSVTTEAYRKRLRIRGTQRRLPQALIIGVRKCGTRALLEMLNLHPHIQKNGMEMHFFDEDERYANGLEWYRKKMPYSFDNQVTIEKTPSYFISREAPARIRAMNATIKLLLIVREPATRVVSDYAQIMETKLRKGKQVAPFHKRILTADGEINDGFKAIQISQYAVHVLRWLREFPREQIHIINGDNLIRDPYAEINKVQQFLRLPPYITPDNFYFNETKGFYCMRNETFQKCLADAKGRPHPYVDPAVMSQLRKFFVPFNEQFYEMVGHNFGWPTS; this is translated from the exons ATGAAAAGGAATCGCCAAG CTCCCTCAGCAGCCTCTGAGACAACTGGGCTTGATTCCGTCACAACAGAAGCTTACCGCAAACGACTGCGCATCAGGGGCACTCAGAGGCGGCTGCCCCAGGCGCTCATCATTGGTGTGCGGAAGTGTGGCACTCGAGCTCTGTTGGAAATGCTGAATCTCCACCCTCATATACAGAAAAATGGGATGGAAATGCATTTCTTTGACGAGGATGAGCGTTATGCAAATGGCCTGGAGTGGTACAGGAAAAAGATGCCATACTCATTTGACAACCAG GTCACCATAGAGAAGACTCCCTCTTACTTCATCTCCCGGGAGGCTCCGGCTAGGATACGAGCCATGAATGCCACCATCAAGCTGCTGCTCATCGTAAGAGAGCCTGCCACCCGGGTGGTGTCCGACTATGCCCAGATTATGGAGACCAAGCTGAGGAAAGGCAAGCAGGTGGCACCATTCCACAAGAGAATCCTCACAGCAGATGGAGAAATTAATGACGG GTTTAAAGCAATACAAATCAGCCAGTATGCAGTCCATGTCCTGCGCTGGCTGCGGGAGTTTCCCCGTGAACAAATACACATCATAAACGGTGATAACTTAATAAGAGATCCTTACGCGGAGATTAATAAG GTGCAGCAGTTCTTAAGGCTTCCCCCATACATAACACCAGACAACTTCTACTTCAATGAGACCAAAGGCTTCTACTGTATGCGTAATGAAACATTCCAGAAATGTTTAGCAGATGCCAAGGGTCGGCCCCACCCCTATGTGGATCCCGCAGTCATGTCTCAGCTGCGTAAGTTTTTTGTTCCCTTCAATGAACAGTTTTATGAAATGGTTGGCCACAACTTTGGGTGGCCTACTTCCTAA
- the LOC135109759 gene encoding heparan sulfate glucosamine 3-O-sulfotransferase 1-like isoform X3, producing the protein MLVGSEESHIIWREDLGKPPARGPLMGGRGESSSPWSALRRVAPLMILASFIVCLVLYYVSPMGAAAVYAPSAASETTGLDSVTTEAYRKRLRIRGTQRRLPQALIIGVRKCGTRALLEMLNLHPHIQKNGMEMHFFDEDERYANGLEWYRKKMPYSFDNQVTIEKTPSYFISREAPARIRAMNATIKLLLIVREPATRVVSDYAQIMETKLRKGKQVAPFHKRILTADGEINDGFKAIQISQYAVHVLRWLREFPREQIHIINGDNLIRDPYAEINKVQQFLRLPPYITPDNFYFNETKGFYCMRNETFQKCLADAKGRPHPYVDPAVMSQLPLCQSFVVFLTLSA; encoded by the exons ATGCTTGTGGGCAGTGAGGAGAGTCACATCATATGGCGTGAAGACTTAGGGAAGCCACCCGCCCGAGGGCCGCTGATGGGGGGCCGTGGCGAGAGCTCTTCACCCTGGAGCGCACTGCGTCGGGTGGCCCCCCTCATGATTCTGGCATCCTTTATCGTCTGCCTTGTCCTCTACTACGTCTCTCCCATGGGAGCTGCAGCCGTGTATG CTCCCTCAGCAGCCTCTGAGACAACTGGGCTTGATTCCGTCACAACAGAAGCTTACCGCAAACGACTGCGCATCAGGGGCACTCAGAGGCGGCTGCCCCAGGCGCTCATCATTGGTGTGCGGAAGTGTGGCACTCGAGCTCTGTTGGAAATGCTGAATCTCCACCCTCATATACAGAAAAATGGGATGGAAATGCATTTCTTTGACGAGGATGAGCGTTATGCAAATGGCCTGGAGTGGTACAGGAAAAAGATGCCATACTCATTTGACAACCAG GTCACCATAGAGAAGACTCCCTCTTACTTCATCTCCCGGGAGGCTCCGGCTAGGATACGAGCCATGAATGCCACCATCAAGCTGCTGCTCATCGTAAGAGAGCCTGCCACCCGGGTGGTGTCCGACTATGCCCAGATTATGGAGACCAAGCTGAGGAAAGGCAAGCAGGTGGCACCATTCCACAAGAGAATCCTCACAGCAGATGGAGAAATTAATGACGG GTTTAAAGCAATACAAATCAGCCAGTATGCAGTCCATGTCCTGCGCTGGCTGCGGGAGTTTCCCCGTGAACAAATACACATCATAAACGGTGATAACTTAATAAGAGATCCTTACGCGGAGATTAATAAG GTGCAGCAGTTCTTAAGGCTTCCCCCATACATAACACCAGACAACTTCTACTTCAATGAGACCAAAGGCTTCTACTGTATGCGTAATGAAACATTCCAGAAATGTTTAGCAGATGCCAAGGGTCGGCCCCACCCCTATGTGGATCCCGCAGTCATGTCTCAGCTGC CTCTCTGTCAGTCTTTTGTAGTGTTCCTGACACTTTCTGCATAG
- the LOC135109759 gene encoding heparan sulfate glucosamine 3-O-sulfotransferase 5-like isoform X1, translating into MLVGSEESHIIWREDLGKPPARGPLMGGRGESSSPWSALRRVAPLMILASFIVCLVLYYVSPMGAAAVYAPSAASETTGLDSVTTEAYRKRLRIRGTQRRLPQALIIGVRKCGTRALLEMLNLHPHIQKNGMEMHFFDEDERYANGLEWYRKKMPYSFDNQVTIEKTPSYFISREAPARIRAMNATIKLLLIVREPATRVVSDYAQIMETKLRKGKQVAPFHKRILTADGEINDGFKAIQISQYAVHVLRWLREFPREQIHIINGDNLIRDPYAEINKVQQFLRLPPYITPDNFYFNETKGFYCMRNETFQKCLADAKGRPHPYVDPAVMSQLRKFFVPFNEQFYEMVGHNFGWPTS; encoded by the exons ATGCTTGTGGGCAGTGAGGAGAGTCACATCATATGGCGTGAAGACTTAGGGAAGCCACCCGCCCGAGGGCCGCTGATGGGGGGCCGTGGCGAGAGCTCTTCACCCTGGAGCGCACTGCGTCGGGTGGCCCCCCTCATGATTCTGGCATCCTTTATCGTCTGCCTTGTCCTCTACTACGTCTCTCCCATGGGAGCTGCAGCCGTGTATG CTCCCTCAGCAGCCTCTGAGACAACTGGGCTTGATTCCGTCACAACAGAAGCTTACCGCAAACGACTGCGCATCAGGGGCACTCAGAGGCGGCTGCCCCAGGCGCTCATCATTGGTGTGCGGAAGTGTGGCACTCGAGCTCTGTTGGAAATGCTGAATCTCCACCCTCATATACAGAAAAATGGGATGGAAATGCATTTCTTTGACGAGGATGAGCGTTATGCAAATGGCCTGGAGTGGTACAGGAAAAAGATGCCATACTCATTTGACAACCAG GTCACCATAGAGAAGACTCCCTCTTACTTCATCTCCCGGGAGGCTCCGGCTAGGATACGAGCCATGAATGCCACCATCAAGCTGCTGCTCATCGTAAGAGAGCCTGCCACCCGGGTGGTGTCCGACTATGCCCAGATTATGGAGACCAAGCTGAGGAAAGGCAAGCAGGTGGCACCATTCCACAAGAGAATCCTCACAGCAGATGGAGAAATTAATGACGG GTTTAAAGCAATACAAATCAGCCAGTATGCAGTCCATGTCCTGCGCTGGCTGCGGGAGTTTCCCCGTGAACAAATACACATCATAAACGGTGATAACTTAATAAGAGATCCTTACGCGGAGATTAATAAG GTGCAGCAGTTCTTAAGGCTTCCCCCATACATAACACCAGACAACTTCTACTTCAATGAGACCAAAGGCTTCTACTGTATGCGTAATGAAACATTCCAGAAATGTTTAGCAGATGCCAAGGGTCGGCCCCACCCCTATGTGGATCCCGCAGTCATGTCTCAGCTGCGTAAGTTTTTTGTTCCCTTCAATGAACAGTTTTATGAAATGGTTGGCCACAACTTTGGGTGGCCTACTTCCTAA
- the LOC135109759 gene encoding heparan sulfate glucosamine 3-O-sulfotransferase 5-like isoform X4, which yields MLVGSEESHIIWREDLGKPPARGPLMGGRGESSSPWSALRRVAPLMILASFIVCLVLYYVSPMGAAAVYEAYRKRLRIRGTQRRLPQALIIGVRKCGTRALLEMLNLHPHIQKNGMEMHFFDEDERYANGLEWYRKKMPYSFDNQVTIEKTPSYFISREAPARIRAMNATIKLLLIVREPATRVVSDYAQIMETKLRKGKQVAPFHKRILTADGEINDGFKAIQISQYAVHVLRWLREFPREQIHIINGDNLIRDPYAEINKVQQFLRLPPYITPDNFYFNETKGFYCMRNETFQKCLADAKGRPHPYVDPAVMSQLRKFFVPFNEQFYEMVGHNFGWPTS from the exons ATGCTTGTGGGCAGTGAGGAGAGTCACATCATATGGCGTGAAGACTTAGGGAAGCCACCCGCCCGAGGGCCGCTGATGGGGGGCCGTGGCGAGAGCTCTTCACCCTGGAGCGCACTGCGTCGGGTGGCCCCCCTCATGATTCTGGCATCCTTTATCGTCTGCCTTGTCCTCTACTACGTCTCTCCCATGGGAGCTGCAGCCGTGTATG AAGCTTACCGCAAACGACTGCGCATCAGGGGCACTCAGAGGCGGCTGCCCCAGGCGCTCATCATTGGTGTGCGGAAGTGTGGCACTCGAGCTCTGTTGGAAATGCTGAATCTCCACCCTCATATACAGAAAAATGGGATGGAAATGCATTTCTTTGACGAGGATGAGCGTTATGCAAATGGCCTGGAGTGGTACAGGAAAAAGATGCCATACTCATTTGACAACCAG GTCACCATAGAGAAGACTCCCTCTTACTTCATCTCCCGGGAGGCTCCGGCTAGGATACGAGCCATGAATGCCACCATCAAGCTGCTGCTCATCGTAAGAGAGCCTGCCACCCGGGTGGTGTCCGACTATGCCCAGATTATGGAGACCAAGCTGAGGAAAGGCAAGCAGGTGGCACCATTCCACAAGAGAATCCTCACAGCAGATGGAGAAATTAATGACGG GTTTAAAGCAATACAAATCAGCCAGTATGCAGTCCATGTCCTGCGCTGGCTGCGGGAGTTTCCCCGTGAACAAATACACATCATAAACGGTGATAACTTAATAAGAGATCCTTACGCGGAGATTAATAAG GTGCAGCAGTTCTTAAGGCTTCCCCCATACATAACACCAGACAACTTCTACTTCAATGAGACCAAAGGCTTCTACTGTATGCGTAATGAAACATTCCAGAAATGTTTAGCAGATGCCAAGGGTCGGCCCCACCCCTATGTGGATCCCGCAGTCATGTCTCAGCTGCGTAAGTTTTTTGTTCCCTTCAATGAACAGTTTTATGAAATGGTTGGCCACAACTTTGGGTGGCCTACTTCCTAA